The following is a genomic window from bacterium.
GAGCCTGCGCCGGCTGGACCTCGACCACGTACAGAAACTTGACGGTTTCCTCCTGGATCTCGTCCTTCATTTGCTCGAACAGCGCGAACCCTTCCTTTTGATACTCGATCAACGGGCTGACCTGCGCGTAGGCGCGGAGCCCGATGCCTTCGCGGAGCGCGTCCATCGCGTACAGGTGGTCGATCCATTTGCGGTCCATCGTCTGCAGGAGAATCAGCCGCTCGAGCTCGCGCATCGTCTCCGGCCCGAGCGCCTGCTCCTTCGCCTCGTAGGCCGCCAGCGCGGCGCCGGCGAGGCGTTCCCGCACCTCGTCCACTGCCAGTCCCCGGAGCGACTCGGCCGTGATCTCCGCCGGCAGCGGCGCGACCGTCCGCATGTCGTCGAGCAGCCCTTCCAGGTCCCACTCGTCGGGGCGCAGCTCGCCCGAGCAGGACACGTCGACCATGTTGGCGACCAGACTCTCGATGAAATTGAGGATGTTCTCGCGCAGCGATTCGCCGTGCAGCACTTTGCGACGCTCAGCATAGATCACCTTGCGCTGCACGTTCATCACGTCGTCGTACTCGAGGACGTGCTTGCGGACGTCGAAGTGGTACGACTCGACTTTCTTCTGGGCGTTTTCGATCTGGCGGGTCACGAGGCCGTGCTCGATCGGCACGTCGTCTTCGATGCCGAGCCGCTCCATGATGCCGGCGATCCGCTCGCCGGCGAACAGGCGCATCAGTTCGTCGTCGAGCGCGACGTAGAACCGCGAGGAGCCGGGATCGCCCTGCCGCCCCGCGCGGCCGCGGAGCTGGTTGTCGATCCGCCGGGCCTCGTGGCGCTCCGTGCCGACGATGTGCAGCCCGCCGAGGCTGCGCACCTTCTCGCCGTCCTGCGCGTCCGGCGGGTTGCCGCCGAGGATGATGTCGACCCCGCGGCCGGCCATGTTGGTGGCGATCGTCACCGCGCCCGACCGGCCCGCCTGGGCGATGATCTCCGCCTCCTTCTCGTGATACTTGGCGTTGAGCACCTGGTGGGGAATGCCGCGGCGCCGCAGCAGCGCGGACAGCGCCTCGCTCTTCTCGATGGAGCGCGTACCGACGAGCACCGGGCGCCCCTTCTTGTGCTCCTCGCCGATCTCGTCCGCGACCGCGGCGACCTTGGCCTTCTCGTGCTTGTAGACCAAATCCGCCTGGTCCTCGCGTACCATCGGACGGTGCGTCGGGATCGCGACCACCGGCAGGTTGTAGATCTGGGTGAGCTCGGCCTCTTCCGTCTTCGCCGTGCCGGTCATGCCGGCCAGCTTGTGGTACATCCGAAAGTAGTTCTGGAACGTGATCGTGGCGAGGGTCTGGCTCTCCTTCTCGATCTTGACGCCTTCCTTCGCCTCGATCGCCTGATGCAGACCGTCGCTGTAGCGCCGCCCGAACATCAGGCGCCCGGTGAACTCGTCGACGATGATAACCTGCCCGTCCTTGACGACGTACTCGACGTCCTTGTGGTAGAGGGTGTGCGCGCGCAGCGCCTGCTGCGCGTGGTGCATCAGCTCAATGTGCCGCGGATCGGTCAGGTTGTCGATCCGCAGCATGCCCTCGAGCGCCGTCGTGCCCTCCTCGGTGAGCGTCGCCGTCTTCAGTTTCTCGTCGACGTGGTAGTCGCGCTCATCGACGAGGCGGGGGATCAACTTGGCGAAGTTGTAGTACAGATCGACGGACTGCTCGACCTGGCCGGAGATGATGAGCGGGGTGCGCGCCTCGTCGATGAGGATGAAGTCGACCTCGTCGACGATCGCGTAGTGCAGCTCCCGCTGCACGAGGTCCTCGGGCCGCAGCACCATGTTGTCGCGGAGATAGTCGAACCCGAACTCGTTGTTGGTCCCGTAGGTGACGTCGGCGAGATACGCCTCGTGCCGCGGAACGGGCCGGAAGTGGCGCAGGCGCTCGTCGGCGTGCGCGGGATCGGTAAACGACGGGTCGTAGAGGCCGCCAAACTCGTGCGTGATCACGCCGACCCGAAGCCCGAGGAGGTGGTAGATCGGCCCCATCCAGCCGGCGCCGATGCGCGACAGGTAGTCGTTGGGGGTGACCAGATGGCCGCCGCGCCCCTCGAGGGCGTTCAGCACGAGCGGCAGCGTCGCGACGAGCGTCTTGCCTTCGCCGGTCCTCATCTCGGCGATCTTGCCGATGAAGAGCACCGCGCCGCCGATCAACTGGACGTCGTGATGGCGCTGGCCGAGGGCGCGCTTGGCCGCCTCCCGCACGAGCGCGAACGTCTCGACCATGAGGTCCGCGAGGGGTTCGCCGCCCGCCGCCCGCCCGCGCAACTCGTCCATCTTCTCGCGGAGCCGGGCGTCTTCGAGGCCGGCGAAGTCCTCCTCGAGCCCGTTGACTTGGGGAACGAGCTCGTCGCGGTAGCGCCTCACGATCTTCTCGCTCTGGTCCCCCAGCAATCCCTGAAACAGCTTCAGCATCTACGGCTCCTCACACGACCGTACTCACCATTATAAAGGCCCGACGCAACGACCCGCCGGGACGCCCTGCTCGTCGCCGCACGAGTTGTGCCCAGAACCCGCTCCGGACCTCGGCGCGCGGCGCCCCGAAGTGCCGTCCGTGGCCCCGGGATTTCACGGTGGGGGTGTGATGTCGAGTTTCCGCGCAAACGACGACAGCGAATCATCGTGATCCACGCGGACGCGTTCGAGCGCGAACGGCCGACTCGAGGCGTCGGTGAAGCCCGGGACCTCCGTCACGGCGGCGTGATACCCGAGGTTGCCGAGCAGCCGCTCAAGCGACGGGGTGAAGCGCCCGGCCGGATAGGCGAAGAACGCGACGGGCTGCCCGCTCCAGCCGGCGATGATCCGCTTGCTCTCGGCGAGCTCCGTGCGCGCCAGGCCGAGCGGCAGCCGCGAGAAGTCGATGTGGTGCTGGCCGTGTGACTCGATCGCCATCCCGGCGCGGGACATCTCGTCCAGCTGCGCCTTCGTCATGTGGCCCCGCGTGCCGATCGTCGACGTGACCACGAAAAAGGTGCCGGTCCACCCGTACTTCTTCAGAATCGGAAACGCTACGGTGTAGTTGTCGAGGTAGCCGTCGTCGAAGGTCAGCACGATCCCGCGCGGCGGCGGCGTACGGCCGTTGAGGCCGCCCCACACGTCGTCGAGGCTCAACGGGCGGTAGCCGGCCCCGCGCAGCAGCTTGAGCTGCGCCTCGAACGCCGGCGCGATCACCGTCAGGTGCAGCGTGATGAGGTCGCGCGGGGGCACGTCCGTATCGACCATGTGATACATCAAGATGGGCACGCGCCAGCGCGGCGGCGCGGCCGACGGCGATCCACCGGCGGCGGGCGAGGCGGGGCCGCCCGCCGCGCCCATTCCGGCAAATGCGAATGCCGCCGCGAACAGCGCGGCGCGCAGACGGCCGGCGAACAATGCGCGACTCGGCATCAGCCGATGACGATCATACCCGGTTTGCGGCGGTTCAGCGAGGACTGAGCCAGGCCACCGGCCTGTTGACGGCGTTGAGCACGGCGCGTACGGCCGCTTCGCGCGGATCGTCGCGCACGAGCGAGGATCCGCTCAGCACGTCCGCCTCGGGGCCGAGCCACGCGACGAGCGCGAGCGCGACTTGGCGCGCGCCGAGCGGCGCGACCGTCAAGCCCTCAAGCAAGAAGAGGCCCTGCGTTCGCAGGTGCGCCTCGACGGCCCGCAGCGTCGCGGCACCGATCAATTGCAGGCGGTGCGCGGCCGCGTTCGGTCCCGCGGCGGTGCCTTCTACGATGGCGCCGTCGTGCTCCAGCTGAATCTTGACCTCGGCGCTCGCGTGGAGCGTCGCCACGGTCATACCCACGAACTTGAGACGGGGGCGGGCCGGAGGGTGCTCGGAGTCCTGCTGGTCGGACCGCTTGGTCGCGACTCTGACTTGATTTTGCTCGATCTCCACCGACAATTCCGCGGCTAAGGCGGCCACGATGTCGCCCGCGACGACGCGGGGGCTCCGCTCGGCGGTACTGAGGACGTGGACGCGATCGATGATCCCGCCCTGCGCCAAGTCGACGCGGACGGCGGACACGCCCCGCAGCCGCCGGATCACGTCCTCGGCCCGCTGAGCAAGCGTCTCTCCGCGTACCTGTTCCGCCACGCCCCCCGCCTCTCGTCCGCCCCCGTGCCTAGTGCTACTACGCCTTCCGGCACACGTGCTCCTCCGGCATTTTACAGACGCCACCGGCGGCGCAGCCGATCGAGGCCGCCGTTCCCGCGCAGCTCGCGGACGGCGCCGGAAACGTATGCCGCCAGGTCGTCGGCGCCGGGCCGGACGATCAGCGCGAGCGGCACGGAGGGCCCACCCGCGGCCGATGCTCTCAAGCCGGTCCCGCCAGACACGAAGCCGAGCGCTTCCGGTCCACCCGCGACCGCCGCGTCAACGCGCCCCTCCGCCACCATTGCCAGACTCTGCTCCGGCAGATAGGTGGTCACCACGAACGCCCCGGCGTCTCGGGCCAGCCGCTCTCCAGGGCTGCCGGCCGCCGCCGCGACCCGCCGTCCGCGCAGCTCGGCGCTCGTCCCGCCCGACGTCTTCGCCCCCCACACGATGACCGGCGCGGCGTCGCCGTACGGCTCCGTCGCGAGTCCCGGCACCAATCCGGCGGAGAGCGCCCCGGCCGCCAGATCTGCGCCCGGCGGCAACCCTTCGCGCATCGCGGCGAGCGGCGTATCGACGATGTCCGCGCGAACGCCGAGCGCCTGTGCGATCAGCGTCACCACGTCGACGTCAAAGCCGCGCGGCCCCGACGCATCACGAAAGGCCATCGGCGGACTCGAGAGATCGGCGGCGACCCGCAGACGTCCCGCGCTGCGAATCGCATCCAGCGACGGTCCCGCGCCCGGGGGATGCGGCGCCGGCGGCAGCGGCGGAGCCTCCCGGGCGGTCCGCGGCGCGCAGGCCGCCGCGACGAGCATCATCACCATCGCGAGCATCACACCGCGTCGGATCGCCATCGTGGTTTCGATTATACTCCGCAGGTCGGAAAGGGTCTTGTTTGCGGAGGCGCGAAATTTCCGGTGTCCATGTTGATCCGCAGCCGACGCCCGCTAACGTGGCGGCGCACCGCCGCCGCCGCCCTGTGCATCACCGCCGCGCTGATACTCGCGCCGCGCGGCGTCGACGCGGCGATTTCTTATCTCCTCTACTACGCGATCGAGATCCCGCCGGTCCTGACCGGCTACGAAATGGACGACCAGCAGAACCGGCGTGTCGTGTATACGAGCGTGTTGCGCGGCACGCTCGGCGGCCTCGCGGTGGACTCAGGTACCCTCGCGCTGCATCCCGGCGCGAGCGCGGCCGCCGGCGGGGGCCAGTTTACCCTGCGAACGGCGGCGGGGAGCGTGAAAGACGGTCTCATCCTGTTGACGACCGATCGCAAACAGACGACCCTGGTCTTTCTCGGCACGTATCTCGGGGCGCGCCTGCAGTTCAAGATGATGGGACCGACCGAGAACTTCGGGACCGCCACGATCTCAGGGAAGGGCCTGGCGGACACGAGCTTCGTCGCACACAGCGAATACGTCGCGGCGATCACGCTCGGGGTGGCGGGACTGGCGCCCGCCGCCCGCGCCCAGGCGATCACCGCGGCGGAGTCGAATCTCCGCCTTGTCACGGCGTATCAGGCGGCGACGGGATCGCCCTAGCACGGACGCTCAGCGCAACAGAAAGCCGTCCGGCA
Proteins encoded in this region:
- the secA gene encoding preprotein translocase subunit SecA — translated: MLKLFQGLLGDQSEKIVRRYRDELVPQVNGLEEDFAGLEDARLREKMDELRGRAAGGEPLADLMVETFALVREAAKRALGQRHHDVQLIGGAVLFIGKIAEMRTGEGKTLVATLPLVLNALEGRGGHLVTPNDYLSRIGAGWMGPIYHLLGLRVGVITHEFGGLYDPSFTDPAHADERLRHFRPVPRHEAYLADVTYGTNNEFGFDYLRDNMVLRPEDLVQRELHYAIVDEVDFILIDEARTPLIISGQVEQSVDLYYNFAKLIPRLVDERDYHVDEKLKTATLTEEGTTALEGMLRIDNLTDPRHIELMHHAQQALRAHTLYHKDVEYVVKDGQVIIVDEFTGRLMFGRRYSDGLHQAIEAKEGVKIEKESQTLATITFQNYFRMYHKLAGMTGTAKTEEAELTQIYNLPVVAIPTHRPMVREDQADLVYKHEKAKVAAVADEIGEEHKKGRPVLVGTRSIEKSEALSALLRRRGIPHQVLNAKYHEKEAEIIAQAGRSGAVTIATNMAGRGVDIILGGNPPDAQDGEKVRSLGGLHIVGTERHEARRIDNQLRGRAGRQGDPGSSRFYVALDDELMRLFAGERIAGIMERLGIEDDVPIEHGLVTRQIENAQKKVESYHFDVRKHVLEYDDVMNVQRKVIYAERRKVLHGESLRENILNFIESLVANMVDVSCSGELRPDEWDLEGLLDDMRTVAPLPAEITAESLRGLAVDEVRERLAGAALAAYEAKEQALGPETMRELERLILLQTMDRKWIDHLYAMDALREGIGLRAYAQVSPLIEYQKEGFALFEQMKDEIQEETVKFLYVVEVQPAQAPALAGAGRPGYRVTAESGGSAPAGGDRRPRPAASAGRPMPAGAAAAAGRDGAAAMPLRVPKVGRNDPCPCGSGKKYKKCHGAPSAAS
- a CDS encoding polysaccharide deacetylase family protein, whose translation is MPSRALFAGRLRAALFAAAFAFAGMGAAGGPASPAAGGSPSAAPPRWRVPILMYHMVDTDVPPRDLITLHLTVIAPAFEAQLKLLRGAGYRPLSLDDVWGGLNGRTPPPRGIVLTFDDGYLDNYTVAFPILKKYGWTGTFFVVTSTIGTRGHMTKAQLDEMSRAGMAIESHGQHHIDFSRLPLGLARTELAESKRIIAGWSGQPVAFFAYPAGRFTPSLERLLGNLGYHAAVTEVPGFTDASSRPFALERVRVDHDDSLSSFARKLDITPPP
- a CDS encoding transporter substrate-binding domain-containing protein yields the protein MAIRRGVMLAMVMMLVAAACAPRTAREAPPLPPAPHPPGAGPSLDAIRSAGRLRVAADLSSPPMAFRDASGPRGFDVDVVTLIAQALGVRADIVDTPLAAMREGLPPGADLAAGALSAGLVPGLATEPYGDAAPVIVWGAKTSGGTSAELRGRRVAAAAGSPGERLARDAGAFVVTTYLPEQSLAMVAEGRVDAAVAGGPEALGFVSGGTGLRASAAGGPSVPLALIVRPGADDLAAYVSGAVRELRGNGGLDRLRRRWRL